The region GATCGGACTCGGCACGGTCGCCGCCACCCTCGTCCTCGCCGCACCGGCCGGCTATTCACTGGCGAAGCTCCACCCCCGCGGCGGCGGCGTCATGGGCCTCGCCCTCCTCGTCGCCCAGATGATCCCCGGCATCGTCATGGCGATGGGGTTCTACGGGATCTTCCTCAACCTCGGCCTGCTGAACTCCTGGTGGGGCCTGATCATCGCGGACTCCACCATCGCCGTGCCCTTCAGCGTCATGATCTTCACGGCGTTCATGTCGGGCATCCCCGACGAACTCATCGCCGCCGCGCGCATCGACGGCGCGGGTACCTGGCGCACCTTCTGGTCCGTCGTCCTGCCGGTGAGCCGCAACGCCGTGGTCACCGTCTCGCTGTTCAGCTTCCTGTGGGCCTGGTCCGACTTCGTCTTCGCCAACACCCTCGACGGCGGCGGCGATCTTCGCCCGATCACCCTCGGCATCTACCGCTACATCGGCAACAACAACCAGGAATGGAACGCGATCATGGCCACCGCCGTCGTCGCGTCCGTACCCGCCGCCGTCCTGCTCGTCCTGGCGCAGCGGTACGTGGCCGCCGGGGTCACCGCGGGCGCGGTCAAGGACTGACCGGGACGTCAGCCACCCATCCACCTCCTCATCCGTCAGGAGAGCCGCCACCCATGCCGTTTGCGAGATCTCAACCACGCACGCCCAGAAGGCCGTTCGACCGCACGGCCGCCGCCGTCCTGGCGACGGCCCTGGCCGCCGCCGCGACCGTCCTCACCGGGCCGCCCGCCCAGGCGGCCCCCACCGCGTCCACGACCCTGGTCGTCAACGCCGCCCAGACCCTGCGATCCGTCACCCATGTCGCCACGGGCAGCCTCTACGGTCTCGCCGACGCGAGCACCCCGGCCGACAGCCTCGTCCAGCCGCTGGAGCCGAACACCTTCGTCCAGATGGCACCCGGCGGCCACCAGTTGCCCAACGGTGAGCCACGCCCCGCCGGAGACTCCCTGGTCGTCGCCCCCAAGGCCGCCAGGGCCGGCGCGAAGGTCGTCGTCCGGATGCCCGACTGGTACCCCGACTTCCCCTACAAGTGGGTGAGCTGGAACGACTGGCTGTCCGCCGTCGACACCCAGGTCGCCTCGGTCAAGTCCTCCGGCGCCGGGAACATCAGCGCGTACGAGTTGTGGAACGAGCCCGACTGGACCTGGGACACCACCAACGCCGGTGCCTTCGACGCGGGTTGGGCACGCACGTACAAGGAGGTACGTGCCAAGGACGCCACCACTCCCCTCCAGGGCCCCAGTTACTCGGCGTGGAACCAGAGCTGGATGAGCCAGTTCCTCACCGACGCCAAGGCCAGTGGCACCGTCCCTGACGTCATCGCCTGGCACGAACTCCAGGGCAGCAAGGACATCGCCGCACACGTCTCCGCCTACCGCTCCCTGGAGAGCGGACTCGGCATCAGCCCGCGGCCGATCTCCATCGAGGAGTACGCGACACCGAGCGAGATGGGGATACCGGGCGCCCTCGTCGGCTACGTCGCCAAGTTCGAGCGGGCGGGCGTCCACGACGCGGAACTCGCCTTCTGGAACCACTACGGAACCCTCGGCGACACCCTCACCGACACCGGCGGATCACCCAACGGCTCCTACTGGCTCTACAAGTGGTACGGCGACATGTCCGGGAACATGCTCACCACCACTCCCCCGGCGCAGACCGGCATCGACGGCGCCGCCTCCCTCACCGGTGACGGCCGACAGATCAGCGTGATCTTCGGCGGAGGCACCGGTTCGACGGCCGTCACCGTCAACGGACTCGGCTCCCTGTCCGCCTTCGGCGGCACGGTCCACGTCAAGCTGGAGTACACCCCGTCCAAGGGCCGCACCACGGCCGTCTCCGCCCCGTACACCATCTCCGAGAGCGACTATCCGGTCGGCAACGGCTCCATCACCGTGCCCGTCGCGATGAACGCGTCCGACGGCTACCACCTGGTCGTCACGCCCAGCGGGACGTCCGCCTCGCTCGCCGGGCGTTATCAGATCACCAACAAGAACAGCGGGCTCGCGCTGGACACACAGAGCGCGGGCACCGCACAGGGCACCGCCGTCGTCCAGGCCACCTCGACCACCGGCACCGACCAGAACTGGACACTGGTGACGGCGGGCTCGGGCCTCTACAAGATCGTGAACCAGGCCAGTGGTCTGCTGCTCGGCGTCAACGGCATGAGCACCGCCGCCGGAGGTACAGCCCTGATCTGGGGCGACAACGGCACCGCCGACCACCTCTGGCAAGCGATCCCCGCCGACAACGGCTACTACAAGATCGCCAACTACAACAGCGGCCTCCTGCTCGGCGTCACCGACATGAGCACCTCCTCCGGCGCCCAGGTCCTCCAGTGGGACGACAACGGCACCGCCGACCATCTGTGGAAACTCACCTCGCGCTGAGTGCCCGGCCGAACACTCCCGCGCCTGCCGCCCATCGCAGGCGCGGGAGCATTGGCGTATACCTGTACGAATAACGTGAAACGGTCGAATGAATTCGGTACGCGGCGCGGGTCCCCGCGCGTGTCACAGTCCATCGGCCATCCCGTTGCCCGAGGGTGTCCCGTCCACCGTCAGATGGAGGGTGACCCAGCGTCCGACCAGGCGTTCACACCTTGACATGGCATCGCAGCGGCCGACGCCCAGCACCAGATCGAACGGCAATTCGACACGCATACTTATCGGCTCCTCGGGGAACACGCGTCGACGACAACCACCCCAAACATGCCCAGTTCAACACCCCAGTCCCCCAGCGAGCACCTCTCCTTGACCAACACAGGCGGTCCCATCGTGAGCAAGTCTTCCTTCGCCGAGCCGGAGCAATCCGAATCGCCGGTCCGATCGAAGACTCACCACCGCGAGGTGACCCATCCCGGTCCACTGCCTTCCCTCACCGGTCTGCGCTGGGTGGCGGCCCTTCTCGTCTTCTGCCTGCACACCCGCAATCTGGGCTATTTCAATGGGCAGGCCCGTCACTTCGCCGACTGGGGCTTCGGGGCGGGCTCCACCGGGGTCTCCTTCTTCTTTCTGCTCTCCGGCTTCGTCCTCGGCTGGTCCGCCCGGTCCGACGACCGCCCCACGGCCTTCTGGCGCCGCCGCTTCGCCCGCCTCTACCCCGTCCACCTGGTCACGGCCTGTATCGCGGTGTTCGTCATGGGCATGGGCAAGCCGGCCGGCAGCGCGGCGAATCTGCTCCTCGTCCACTCCTGGTGGCACCCGTGGTGGCAGACACTCGACCCCGTCAGCTGGTCCCTCGCGTGCGAGGCGTTCTTCTACGCGACCTTCCCCGCGTTCGCCCTGCTGCTGCGGCACGCCGGGGCCCTCACCGCGACCGCGCTCGCCGGCGCGAGCGTGCTGACCGTGCTCATCCTGACCCGGGCGGACCTGCATCTGGGTGTCGGCCGCACCCTGTACTCCTTCCCCGCCGCCCGGCTGCCGGAGTTCGTCCTCGG is a window of Streptomyces sp. NBC_00271 DNA encoding:
- a CDS encoding acyltransferase family protein, with product MTHPGPLPSLTGLRWVAALLVFCLHTRNLGYFNGQARHFADWGFGAGSTGVSFFFLLSGFVLGWSARSDDRPTAFWRRRFARLYPVHLVTACIAVFVMGMGKPAGSAANLLLVHSWWHPWWQTLDPVSWSLACEAFFYATFPAFALLLRHAGALTATALAGASVLTVLILTRADLHLGVGRTLYSFPAARLPEFVLGVAVARLVLLGRWRGPGLEASVALTIIGYFLVSQVGGSYACVACTLVGFTCLIPAAALADVRGLPSLWRHPALVRLGELSFAFYMVHLLVLRAGQHLFKPSPIGAISAFAVSLALAWLLYEYVEVPARRWLLRPFLRSLRRTPVSR
- a CDS encoding carbohydrate ABC transporter permease; amino-acid sequence: MLFPVYWMLNVSLTPQQDMRKSPPDLFPLHPTFEGYRAVLHDQMPYLGTSLLIGLGTVAATLVLAAPAGYSLAKLHPRGGGVMGLALLVAQMIPGIVMAMGFYGIFLNLGLLNSWWGLIIADSTIAVPFSVMIFTAFMSGIPDELIAAARIDGAGTWRTFWSVVLPVSRNAVVTVSLFSFLWAWSDFVFANTLDGGGDLRPITLGIYRYIGNNNQEWNAIMATAVVASVPAAVLLVLAQRYVAAGVTAGAVKD
- a CDS encoding RICIN domain-containing protein, which translates into the protein MPFARSQPRTPRRPFDRTAAAVLATALAAAATVLTGPPAQAAPTASTTLVVNAAQTLRSVTHVATGSLYGLADASTPADSLVQPLEPNTFVQMAPGGHQLPNGEPRPAGDSLVVAPKAARAGAKVVVRMPDWYPDFPYKWVSWNDWLSAVDTQVASVKSSGAGNISAYELWNEPDWTWDTTNAGAFDAGWARTYKEVRAKDATTPLQGPSYSAWNQSWMSQFLTDAKASGTVPDVIAWHELQGSKDIAAHVSAYRSLESGLGISPRPISIEEYATPSEMGIPGALVGYVAKFERAGVHDAELAFWNHYGTLGDTLTDTGGSPNGSYWLYKWYGDMSGNMLTTTPPAQTGIDGAASLTGDGRQISVIFGGGTGSTAVTVNGLGSLSAFGGTVHVKLEYTPSKGRTTAVSAPYTISESDYPVGNGSITVPVAMNASDGYHLVVTPSGTSASLAGRYQITNKNSGLALDTQSAGTAQGTAVVQATSTTGTDQNWTLVTAGSGLYKIVNQASGLLLGVNGMSTAAGGTALIWGDNGTADHLWQAIPADNGYYKIANYNSGLLLGVTDMSTSSGAQVLQWDDNGTADHLWKLTSR